The Cervus canadensis isolate Bull #8, Minnesota chromosome 21, ASM1932006v1, whole genome shotgun sequence genomic interval gtagtggtttttcttttctattgaaaAGTTGATATTATGTTGATGtacatattattataattaatcatGTCTTAAAGGAAACTTCAATATATTGAAAATTCTTGAAAACTGAGGAGAAAGCATCATATTCTACATGGAAAAGGCATTGTATGAAATGAATTCACAAGGTGACAGACAATGAAccctttcatggatcacagccttgttgtggggcaggggcttgcataactcactgaaactatgagccatgccatgcagggccacccaagacagacgggccATATTGAAGAGTTCTGATAAAAGGTGGTCCACAGGAGGAggggttggcaacccactccagtattcttgcctgaagaacctgatggacagtatgaaaaggcaaaaagatatgacaccagaagatgagctccCCCAGGtaggaaggtgtccaatatgctactggggaagagtggagggcaatgacgaacaactccagaaagaatgaagcagctgggtcaAAACGGGAACAGCACTCACCTGTAGATATATCTGGTGGtgaagtaaagtctgatgatgTAAAAAACAAtgttgcataagaacctggaatgtaaggtccatgaatcaaggtaaattagatgtggacaagaaggagatggcaagagtgaacaatgacatcttaggaatcagtgaactaaagtggacgggaatgggcaaatttaattcagatgactataatgtctactactgtggggaagactgccttagaagaagtggagtagctctcacagtcaataaaagagtccacAATGCAGTACTTGCGTGCatcctcaaaaatgacagaaagatcttggttcatttccaaggcaaaccattcaacatcacagtaatccaagtctatgcccaaacgcggatgctgaagaaactgaagctgacCAATTTTATGAAGACCTagaacaccttctagaactaacaccaaaaaagacgtccttttcatccttggggattggaatacaaaagtagataTAAGTCAAGAGGTTCcaggaataacaggcaagtttggccttggtgtaccaaataaagcagggcaaaggctagcagaattttgtcaagagaacacactggtcatagcaaacacccttttccaaagacacaagagatggctctacacatggacataaccagatggtcaataccaaagtcagactgattatattcttttttttttccatttatttttattagttggaggctaattactttacaatattgtattgatttttgtcatacattgacatgaatcagccacggatttacatgtagCCGAgtatagagaagctctatacctaGAGCCAGAGCTGagtatggctcagatcatgagatccttattacaaaattcaggcttaaattgaaggaaCTAGAGAaaccaggccattcaggtatgacctaaatgaaatcccttatggttatacagtggaggtgatgaatagattcaatagattagatctggtagagacAGTGCCTCAAGAACTATGGACATTTATATGAGGTTATTATTAAATGAGGtttataacactgtacaggaggcagtgaccaaaaccatcccaaagaaagagaaatgcaagaaggcaaagtggttacttgaagaggctttacaaatagctgaggatagaagagaaacaaaaggcaaaggagaaagggaaagatacatgcactggATGCAGAGTTTCAgggaatagcaaagagagataagaaagctttcttaaatgaacaatgcaaagaaacagaggaaaacaacagaatgagaaagactagggatctcttcaagaaaacgggaggtatcaagggaacatttcatgcaaggatgggcatgataaaggacagaaatgctaaggatctaacagaagcagaagatattaagaagaggtgtaaaaatacacagaaccaTACAAGAAaggccttaatgacccagataacaatgatggtgtggtcactcacctagtgttggacatcctggaatgagaagtcaagtggaccttaggaagcatatTGTAAACAAAGCAAgttgaagtgatggaattctagctgagctatttcaaattctaaaagatgatgctgtgaaagtgctgcactcaacacgccagcaaatttggaaaactcagcagtggccacaggcctggaaaacttcagttttcatttcaatcccacagaagggcaatgctaaagaatactctaactaccatacaattgtactcatttcacatactatcaaggtaatgttcaaaattcttcaagctaggcttcagcagtatgtgaacaaaGAACCTTCAGATGTAcaggctgggtttagaaaaggcagaggaaccagagatcaaattggcaacattcactggatcatggagaaagcaagggagatccaaaaaaacatctacttctgcctcgtcaactaggctaaagcctttgactgtgtggatcacaacagactgtggaaaattattaaagagatgagaGTAGCAGAACACCTTActtttcttctgagaaacctatttgcaggtcagaaacaacaattagaaatggacatggaataatggactgatcaaaattaggaaaggagtacaacaaggctgtatattgtcaccttgcttatttcacttatatgcagagtacatcatgcaaagtgccaggctggatgaagcacaagctggagtacaagactgcttggagaaatatcaacaacctcggtTATatagataataccactctaacggcagaaagtgaagaggaactgaagagcctcttgatgaaggtgaaagaggagagtgaaaaagctgccttgaaactcaacattcaaaaaaacaagatcatggcatctggtgccatcacttaatggcaaaaagtggaagcagtgacaggaggcaaaaagtggaagaagtgacaggttatattttcctgggctccaaaaatcactgtgaatggtgactgcagccatgtaatgaaaagatgcttgctgcttggaaggaaagcgatgacaatcctagatagtgtattaaaaagcagagacttcactttgctgacaaaggttcatatagtcaaagctatggtttttccagtagtcatgtatagattgGGAGACTTTTTTAAAAGGTCCTAAATTCACATTGCTAAATTGTTTCCCATGAAGTTTATATTGTGAATTTGAAATTTTTGCTAGGACTTGTATTTGCcagaattgaattttaaaaaaagaaaaattttctttttttaaatgccttaatatattttaaatgaaacctGAGTTGAACACTGTTCCTTCCATCTGTTTGTTCTCATtgtatgttattgttgttcagttgctaagttgtgtcaaacactttgcgactccattctgtagcacaccaggcttctctgtcctcccaagaaaggctgagtgtcaaagaattgatgctttcaaattgtggtgttggagaagactcatgagagtcccttgaactgcaagatcaaaccagtcgttcctaaagtaaatcaaccctgaatattctttggaaggacaaatgctgaagctgaagctccaatactttggccacctgatatgaagagttgactcattggaaaagactctggtgctgggaaagattgaaggcaaaaggagaagggggtagcagaggacaagatggtaaGATAGCAACACCAATCCAACGGACATGAATGTGAACAAACTGCAggggatggtggaggacagaggagcctgctgtgctatggggtcacaaagagtgggtcatgactgaagagactgaagaacaacagACAATGACATAAAATTGATCCACTTGTGTTGTTTCAGGGACTTAATTAtagtaaaggaagaaaaagtggtATGTCCCAACACATGATTATTTCCAATAGATAAATGCTGTAAATAAGCTAAAGTACCAACATCAGAAAAACAATTAAGGAAAAGTGATACATAACATGGACAGATTTTGTTCTCTGATATGACAGTGCCTAGAACTTAGTagataatcaataaatatttgtttaataaataataattctttCACAGCAAATTAAATTTTAACCATGAAGattgtagaaaactataaaatgactgtgatataaagttaaaaatatggcAGTATTTATTGAGGTACTACTGTGTGACTGGAACTGTAGTAAAACCTAGGTATAGAATAATGGCTGAGTGATGAACAAAATGATCTGCTCTCACTGAGGACTCAGACCGATAGAGATTTCAGAGTCAATACTGACATTCACttaatgctgtgtgtgtgtgaaaggcgctcagtgatgtccaactctttgtggctgtagactgccaggctcctctccgtccatggaattctccaggccagaatactggagtgggtagccatttccttcaccaggggatcttcccaacccagggatcaaacccaggtctcccacattgcaggcagattctttaccatctgtgccaccagggaagcccataaatgctGTAACATGTTTTTACTAAATGGCAATCTTTAGGAGCGGTTCTTAGACTGttaatcaaatttattttcaaattataaactATTTAGCAACCTTGATATTTAACTtcccagaaaatgaaagtgaaagtcgctcagtcatgttcaactctttgagaccccatggactgtacagtccatagaattctccaggccagaatgctggagtgggtaacctttcccttctccaggggatcttcctaactcagggatcgaatccaggtctcctacattgcaggtggattcttaaccagctgaaccacaagagaagcccaagaatactggagtgggtagcctttcgcttctccagcagatcttcccgatccaggaattgaaccggggtctcctgcattgcaggtggattctttaccaactgagctatgagggaagcccctaacttTCGGGAACTGAACAAATTAAAAGCAACAGGTTAAAAATGGGGTATCTGAAAAATGTAGGTATATATATTACCCAAAAGAGAAGAATcggttaaaaaaaatgaaaatgtttgcatttcaATTTGTCAGAAATTGTGGTCACAAAGATGCAATGAGTCAcatgttaaaatatattcctttgtTTAAGGAAGGAATTAAGTTCTAacaaattttagaaagattttcattaaaatattttgatacttACAGAAGTAAGCTTTGGAaagctgaaaaaatgaaaaattcaataacATTACAATGACCAATGCACTGgttattggatttttttcctcagtctgCCTAGGTGCTCTTTATTTTATAAAGCTGAAGTAAATATGTAGGTATATTCCCTACCACTGCACAACAACTAATTTCCTGGTGGTTTTATTAGGAAGTGATAAACTAGGTTAACTGATTGAGAGCTTTGATAAAATTGACGGTGATTATAGGATAatgttgtaaaaataaaataacctaaTGAATATAAGGCAGTAGCATGGAGGATAGCATATgaagtgctcaacaaatgtttgtatTTAAAACAGTAAAAGCTTTGGCAGTTTATTGTCCCTACAGTTAGAATGCAATTTGGAAtttgaaacttcatttttttaaaaaaaatttcttaatgaaaagattcataaaaatatatgtgccattttatatatacaaacacacacacatatatatacacataagcaGGATGCAGATATATAAACAtcacaaaaaaaattctttgggcAATAAATCAAGCAGAAATATTTTGGCAAAAACGTGGTACCACCATTCTAATAGTGGTTACTAACATGTATAATTCATTTATAGGCTGCTTACTTCCAAAAAGGATTTGATGTGACTTTTTGTTGAAAagcacagcttttttttttttttttgaaaagcacaGCTTTTAATTAAGagtaaaaacaaactaaaacactgtaaactgggaaaggaaaaaaaattaaaatcttgggACAAAACATTTCTTAATATTTAGAAACAGGTTATAGGTGCCACATCCGTCATTGAATACAAAGGAGGAACACTAATTTAAGATCTTTTTAAACAGCTGCAAATGCGGCTTCTGGGGGAGGAAAAACCTTTTCTCTACCCGCTTATATTTGTCTCTGGAAGCCTTTAAATTAAACTGACAATAAGataagaggaaagggaaaatttATTCACAAGCTCACAAAGGTCATGGTTCAAAGAAATGGCTTGAATTTAGTTTAAATACCATCTTAataggggaagaggagggggagaaaggaTACTAAACAGTCATACAAATGACTTTTAGGGCAGACAAAATGGACCTTTAGGAAAATAGATGGGAGTTATCATAATCTTGTGACTATGTCTGTTTAATGCAATTTCTCATCTGGAAATCTTCCTTAAAAAGGATTTGAGGCATTTGAATTCTTTTGGAAGTGTCTGCTTTTAGACAGAtagtgggggtgggaggcggtTCAGacggaagtctttttttttagcttctgtTGTTTCTTAGAcatcttcagctcaaaataatctttaTGCCATAGTGGTATATTCTGGATGCCTTCATAGATTCAGAAAAAGATGATCAAGAGAGAATAAATATGATGTCAAGAAAAATACACTGGCAAGAGCATAAGTAGTCCTAGTAAAAATATCAGTCAGACATGAAAATTCTAAAGGATATCATTTTACATTGATaaattttcattatctttatCCATAATAAGACTATCCTTAAATGTATTAGAAGTTAAAACCTCTGGAAAATAAGAACATTTATTGGAAGTAAAATGGGTTTTCTATAAAGCATACTTTATCTCCTAACTTtaccagtttttttcactctggAATAAAGAGGCGGAGGGGAAAAAAGTCCTTGGAAATACCTAATTGTGAATAAGGCACTGGTTGTCTTCTAGGTTTAATGAAGAATTTCTGAGGATAATATAAGTTCAGTTATCATCATctttatagatattttaaaattacctctAATTTCTTGGCACAAGGTCCACTAACAAGCGCAACCACACCATGGTCGGATACCtaagcaaagggaaaaagaacaCAGCACATAAATGGAGAAGATGGAAgcatatttttctaaaacttgtTATTTAGATATTGTTTTATTTCCTCCCATTTAGCAAACATGTGTTTTAGCCACACATACCTTCCACCCTTACTTAAAACAATTGAGGGGAGGGTGCCAAATTATATTGCAATTATTTAACTATCAAAATATGAAGTCAATAatttcagcaacaacaaaaaaattaattgtgtTCTGATGAGTTATGGAAATACACTgggcaaataaatacatacagtATCTACATTTCAAGTGTTATTTCATTTACCTGAGTAGCTGAAAAATCAACACACTGCAAAAATGCGCAGTTTTCTCCTAATGCCTGCAAGGACACATCAGTAATACCTAAGCAGCCTCCTAAATCAATGATCTTTAACAGCCGGCAGTTGAGTGCAAGAGCGAGGACTCCTTCATCGGTGAGATTGcagcatcttttcaaagaagcttCATGCAGGTAAGAGCAGGATGAAGCCACAGCTTTTATTCCTGAGGGAAAATATAATTCTGTATCAATGAGCTATAGATGTTCATATATGAGAAATgtgactgatttttattttagtaatcaCCAGTACTGATACATCCAATTAGCCTTTTCCAAAGTAGTTCATGTGGGGAATATACTATTTTTTCAGTGATGCTGTCATTATTTAAAACTCTTTTAGAATGTTTCAAGAATTCTCTATACAATCTGTAGTATATTCTTCAGAATATCTGCAATTAATGACATGACTTTTTTATGATTAGATTTGCTTTTAGGAAATGACCAAAAATCATTCAGAACCAAATTAGGTAATTAAATAGTAGATGATTCTCCTTtttgttaaaagttttaaagtaataaagttaattttcttatagactctgaaaagaaatcaaaagttgAATGCCACAAATGTCTTAAGTAATAGCTTTCATGCTTATCCTTAGAAATCATATCCATGTTTCTGggttttctcctccctccttgaTTCTACCCTTTCCTACCACCATGCTCCTTCTCTGGTAGCCTGGACGAATCTCAGATTTTACCGGGGGTCAAGAAAAGAGAGGCCCTTAAAGCCAATTAAACTGATGTAAAAGCATTTTGGTGACAGGTATATGATGATGTGCCATATAAATAGAAAGAGTACTGAAGGAATCCTGGGCTCTTCAATCATGGACAAACATTTTAGCACTGTTAAAAGAAACCTTTATGGGCAAAATACACAAAATGGAAGATGGTAAATTTGTGTGTTGgtcatttttattgtttactaTGTCTTAAGAAAGAACTCTTTATTCATTAGTGTTCAGCATGAAAGTTCTTTTTAGAGAGTCAGTATttgtgtaaacattttaaaacttatgcTTCCTTGCAATAATATGAATATCCCAACTTGCTAACCAAGATAATTGTAAAAATAGAGCCAACTACCTACAAAATTTTCCAGAAACCTAGGTAGCCAAATAACTCCCTCTTTCTTATACTGAAAagagtaaaaattttaatatttttaaaaaatggtaaaaatccATTAATTCATGTAACAGTCACACTGATACATGCAGTCTGCCTGGTTATAAAACACTGTAACTGGACAAGGTCGGTACCAAACCCAATTTCGGCTTCCTGCTACTCAGAAGATCAATGCTCAAGAGCCAAGTGTTGGTGGAAAACTTAAAGTTGCTTTAGTCAGGAAGCTGGCAAGCTGGGCAGATGGTAGACTGACGTCCTTAAGAGCATCTCCAAGTTGCCAGTTGGGAGATAAAGGTTCTAAAGCCTGTGTGAGGGAGGGGGCTGCAAGGTACACAAGCAGTTCATACACAGTTCTCAGATTGGTTGGCATCAAGGTAAAGTTTCAAACATCACCAGTCTTCTGGTttcaactggtctggggtctacatgcttgcagtcagcagttttcatctggtCTGCTTCCTGTGAAAACAACTTATGAGTGTGTATTAGATCTTTATATCTTTCAGAGAACTGGGCGTTTAGTGATTTTGCTATGTGACTGGCTTATAGTCTAAATTGTTTCAGCTTCCCTGCCCATGTCCTTGAGGTTGGTATCTGGAATTAAGCAAGCAAGATTAGTTCTTTCTTAGTCAATTAGTCATTGTCTAAAATAGTTTTGAGGCGTGCTTAGGTCAGCAGGAGTGGAAAATACATGTTTCAAGTTTTGTGCAGCTCAAAATGGGGCAACTTGAAAATACACATTTCAAGTTTTGTGCAGTTCAAAATGGGGCAGTTCTGGCTACAAAACTATGTGTTATACAGACTGATGGGAGAGAACctagtaaatatttgctaatgatTTAACTTTCTGTTGTAATATTACaacaaaaaattcttaacaaTGTTATGAACTGGTCATTTCTTGTTTCACTATACtaggcaaaatatttaaaatatttatctagtcatgcttattttaaatatgtttaaaatttaagtagTGACAATGTATTTCCTAACTTTCAGCACTGATTATAAGCAAGAATTCTAATTAGGATTCTCtagtttattttgaatatttttattgataaatatagtttctttttctttgacaccttcaaactgttcatggggttcttagaactgactcattggaaaagaccctgatgctgggaaagattgaaggtgggaagagaaggggatgacagaggatgagatgctttgatggcatcaccgactcaatggacatgagttagagcaagctctgggagatggtgatggacagggaagcctggcgtgctgcagaccatggggtagcaaagagttggacatgactgagcgactgaactgactgactgacatctTCATACTATCTTTTAGCatattttccccttctctgcTCCAAAACTATGGTGAATAGCTCTCTACCAATTCGTTCAGTGTTAATAAACATACCTTTTGAAGTTATGGAAATTCGGTTTTCTTTCGaggaatttaaatttaatttcttcagttttctgcAGTTACATAGGTGCAGGAGAGCAGTATCTGAAATATCACAGCTTCGTAGATCTAGAGTTTGGACTTCAGGATGTAAAATCTATAATACatacattattttgaaaaattaaaatttcctataaacataaatatttattccatATTCAGTGTTTTAATGGTCATAACAGAGAAGTGGCAGGTGAAAACTATAGCAAAGAATACAGAAATGCATTTGTGTGAAGACAGatacaaaaagcagaaaaaaccAAGTCTACTTCCAACTGAGGGTGCAGCTTATAGTGTCCCCAAAGTCTTATTGTGACACAGAGCTCTACTGAGACAGCTGGTACAGAATAAGAACCCATTAGATATGGAAGCAGAACCAAGGTAGTGGGGTGCTTATCCTCTTCCAGTAGCTTCTGATTATTATGAGAGATTCTAGCTATGTGCCTCTTTGCTCAGCAGGTACGAGTCTTTAATCTCTGTAGGCAGGGAGTGATGATAGTTGCAAACCCATTTTACAGTTAAGAGAACTGAGGTTCAGTGTCAGAAAGAGTGGCAAAGCTGGTATTTTTATTCAGGTCAGAAGCTTTACTATACATTCTCCCTTACAGAATTGTTATTTTTAGCTTAATTAGGGAAAGGGCTTCCTaggaagctcagttggtaaagaatctgcctataacgtgggagacccgggttcaatccctggatacagaagatcacctggagaagggcatggcaacccactcagtattcttgcctggagaatcccatggacagaggagtctagtgggctacagtccatggggtcgcaaagagtcagacacaactgagtaactaacatatATACAGGGAAAGGGAGTAAGTATAAGTTAGATGGAGTGAGGAAGCCAGAAGAAGAATGAAGAGTTTAGATGAATGATTTTTAACTGATTGTTATCCCTGAAGGGATAAAATCAATCTGGTAGGCTATGatcaacattttttaattgaaataagaCATactagaataaaatagaaaatatccaaGTGAACTGAACACTGTACTGTTACACGTAGATATGGTTTGTGTCCTAGAGTCACAATGTAACATTCCTATTTCTTCTTGTGGGtcttttttttgtcatttgttttttcactctgcattttaattttttctagatTTACTAAGGTATACTTAACCGAAAAGTTTAACATTTCTTGAAAATATGCAGTTCATGGATGTTGGTACCATGAAGACAAGGGGAATAACTGAAGGAACAGTGGTAgaagagttttaatttttattttatttgtgttttggctgctcggcatgtgggatcttagttccccaaccaggaatgaaatctgtaccccctgcattggaagcactgagtcttaacctctggacccccagggaagtccagagattccccgaggaAGTCAATGGGAGATTTTTTTAGAAGCTATTGCACAAGGACATTATGGTTatctggagaaaaaagaactttaGTATATTCTAAAATTACTCATCCTAATATAAAACATTGTTCCAAAAATCTGAAGCCATAGCTGAACAGTAAAATATAATAAGCTTGCTTTGCAGTTGTATATATTCTTACCTCACTTATGTTTGAATCTGTTATCTGCCCCTGCACGCTCATAATTTTGATGAGTCTATCTTTTATGTTGGGTGGCAAAGGCTTAATGTCTGTGATGTATCTAGAAATATTCTTCATGAAGCACCAAAGGCATCtgaaatacaaatataatacaGTAAATGACACTATACAGGTATTGACTCCTAATATTTGTTTAATGCATTTGTTAGTACTTAGTTCTTTcataaacaagaaagaaaaaatgggtgtacattttatatgaatatttacAACTTAAGTTTGCTAAGATTCAAAAGCCTCAGTTATGAACAAGTTGCCCTTTACCTCTACAACTTTTTCTCAGCATCCATCACTTACTAAAATGCATTCTAAATGACAAAGCATTTTTATTAAGTCAGTCTCTCCAATTCCTAAGATATGCAGTTACCACCAAGCTTTCAGTCACATATATTCCTAAGTAAACACTAAACTAGGGCCGATTAACTGACAAATTTTATGTGTTAATCCAACAAACTTGCTTTcactatttttcttaaaaattgtacAGGTATAAGAACCAAGAAAGAACTGTAAccacaaagatgccacaaacagTACAAATCAGAGAGATAGTAACCTTAGTGCCAGTATTATGTATCCCAGATTTATCAAGGCAGGCAACAACCAAGACCCATACAACCAACATACTTCCTATTGATATGTGGCCTGAAATTCCAACTATCTGAGATACTTGtatgttaaataaatacaaatcttTCTTAGTTTCTGCCTACAAACACTTTcacatatacacatttgaatttttttagtgcagtctttttcttttcttcttttatttgcctctgcctttctttctcctATCTTTCCCCCTTCCATTAGTTTAGTTCCTCATGCTATTCCttgtatattcttatttttgcCCTGTGcttgtacacacatgcacacattcattCATACATGTATCTATGTTCTCACACATACATTTAAAGGttaggttgggggtggggagagatcACTGTTTCTTAGAATGGCATCAGTGTATACTCACTTTTCTACAAActctttcatttaataataattctttaaaGCATCAAGTATAGTTTTAATTCTCCTTTAGTGGCTTAATTTTATAGGGTGGATGACTTAGTCATCCCCTATTGAGGAGCATTCCACTGTTTCTAGGATATATTAACATATGTTgtcatattattttcttcatatttccatCAGGAGTGTTGgagagtttcttttcttctacatCGCTAAGCAACAGAtgttattgttcattttatttatttttccatttattttcattatgtcCACTTCCCAATCTCATCCCCCCGCTCTAGGAAATCATTCTAATGTCTAATGTGTATCTTCTTGTTGTATGTATCCTTTTAATATGATTGTTCTATGGAAGTATTTCTAATTTATGTGTGTGATATTTGTCATagatttgtttagtttttcactGAGCACTATTTTTAAGATCTGCTTACTCTTAAATGTTGGCAGATATCACGGGTGAAAAGTAGTATCTCATTATTACTTTAATTCTTGTTTCTCTAATTGCTAGTaaatttaacatcttttcataaaGTTGCTGGCTATCTAGATATTCTTTCCTCAAAATAATCTATTcatatccttttcctattttgcaaTGTTTTTTGCTTAAATTAAATGAGCTATTTTTGTGGCCAAATACATGACTGATTTTGTATGTGCTctataaatattcagaaaatgtatattttctatcTGAGAGTTGTAATgttctctttctgtgttttatatatgCATGTCTAAATCTCTCTCTCCATGTACGTACATGTATGTGCA includes:
- the AMN1 gene encoding protein AMN1 homolog isoform X2 encodes the protein MKNISRYITDIKPLPPNIKDRLIKIMSVQGQITDSNISEILHPEVQTLDLRSCDISDTALLHLCNCRKLKKLNLNSSKENRISITSKGIKAVASSCSYLHEASLKRCCNLTDEGVLALALNCRLLKIIDLGGCLGITDVSLQALGENCAFLQCVDFSATQVSDHGVVALVSGPCAKKLEEIHMGHCVNLTDEAVEAVLTCCPQICILLFHGCPLITDHSREVLEQLVGPNKLKQVTWTVY
- the AMN1 gene encoding protein AMN1 homolog isoform X1 produces the protein MPSPQRVSQLLDLCLWCFMKNISRYITDIKPLPPNIKDRLIKIMSVQGQITDSNISEILHPEVQTLDLRSCDISDTALLHLCNCRKLKKLNLNSSKENRISITSKGIKAVASSCSYLHEASLKRCCNLTDEGVLALALNCRLLKIIDLGGCLGITDVSLQALGENCAFLQCVDFSATQVSDHGVVALVSGPCAKKLEEIHMGHCVNLTDEAVEAVLTCCPQICILLFHGCPLITDHSREVLEQLVGPNKLKQVTWTVY